The Herbiconiux sp. SALV-R1 nucleotide sequence TCCTGCGGCGTAGTTCACCTTCTGCTGCTGCGAGAAGGCGCTGTCGATGACTCCGGTCACCCCGTGGTGGATGAGCAGCCACCCCTCGGGCACCCGCAGCGGGGCGGGTCCGCCACCGATCTTGAGCTCCTCGAAGGGGAAGGCGGGCCCGGCGAGGAAGCGGTGCCTCGTCCAGCGGGTGAGGTTCGCCAGGTCGCGCTCGACCTCCTCCACCGGAACGTACGAGATCCAGATGCTCTGTCGCGCATCCGTCACCCCGGCGGGAAGTCGCACACCCTCGCCCGGCTTGGTCTCGCCCAGGTCCCACATGGGCCGGTGCAGCACCGCGTACGAGGGAGTGCCGTCGGGCGCGTTCACGACCTCGGGGAAGAAGACGGTGTCTTTGTTGTGGAAGAGCCCGAGGTCGATGGAGAGCTCGTCGTCGTAGGCGAAAGTGGCCGGCCCGAGTCGGCGCCAGTCACGCAGGTTCTCCGAGACGGCGAGCGCGGTGCGCGGCCCGAGGGGCCCGTACGCCACGTAGGTCATGACGTGGAGACCGGATGCTCCGAGCGACGGGACAAAGGTCACGCGCGGGTCTTCCACCCCGGCGTTGTTCGCCCCGCGCTCGAACTCGCGGTCGGGCTCGAGCACGACGCCCTCCCGCTCGACGCCCGCGGGCACACCGTCGGCGTCGAAGAGCACTCGCGCGAGGCCGACCCGCGAGACGTTGCCCGACGCGACGAGGCGTGGCAGCAGGTGCAGCACGCCGTCGCGGTCGCGACCGGCCGCGGGGTTCAGCACCCCCTCGGCTTCGAGCTCGTTGCCGGGCTCCGGCTCCATCACGATGCCGACGCGCTCGAGGCGGTAGGGCACTGTCGTTTCGGTGGTCGTCGGGGTCATGGTCATCCTTTCACTCCCGATCCGAGGTCGCTCGACACGAAATAGCGCTGGAACACGATGAACAGCACGACCACCGGGGCCGCGAGCACCACCGCGCCGGCGAGGA carries:
- a CDS encoding glycosidase, with the protein product MTMTPTTTETTVPYRLERVGIVMEPEPGNELEAEGVLNPAAGRDRDGVLHLLPRLVASGNVSRVGLARVLFDADGVPAGVEREGVVLEPDREFERGANNAGVEDPRVTFVPSLGASGLHVMTYVAYGPLGPRTALAVSENLRDWRRLGPATFAYDDELSIDLGLFHNKDTVFFPEVVNAPDGTPSYAVLHRPMWDLGETKPGEGVRLPAGVTDARQSIWISYVPVEEVERDLANLTRWTRHRFLAGPAFPFEELKIGGGPAPLRVPEGWLLIHHGVTGVIDSAFSQQQKVNYAAGAILLDGDDPSRVIARTAEPLLAPETEEERSGIVPNVVFPTAIEEIDGTHYVFYGMADSKIGVARLVHT